A window of the Campylobacteraceae bacterium genome harbors these coding sequences:
- a CDS encoding ABC transporter substrate-binding protein, with translation MRKVLSIALAAALTTVVLNAKEIKIGAVMPMSGPLAAYGQVTNLGITLAHKLQPKLANGDTIKLVLLDNKGDKVETANATIRLISSDKVVAILGALTSTNTAQVIAIADKKKIPVLASVATNDKLTARRTFANRVCFTDSFQGEVVANYAYNTLGLKTAVVIIDQAQVYSLGLSKAFQKAFKKAGGKILKKIKVTSGDKDFKAVVSQIKRINPDFMFLPLYHPEASMIARQSKQLGLNKPMFSGDGVANQTFIDLGGKSVEGYMFTDFFDYLNPPSKTSADFVAFHEKETGKKELNSFTALGADTYNILIAAMNKCEDPTNSVCINKEIKKTTNFDGASGSISIDKNGNATRSAVIKVIKNGVATFKATVNP, from the coding sequence ATGAGAAAAGTATTAAGTATTGCACTTGCTGCTGCATTAACGACGGTTGTTTTAAATGCGAAAGAAATAAAAATTGGGGCAGTTATGCCAATGTCAGGACCACTTGCGGCTTATGGACAAGTGACAAATTTAGGAATTACACTGGCACACAAGCTACAACCAAAACTAGCAAATGGTGATACTATTAAATTAGTTTTATTAGATAATAAAGGTGATAAAGTTGAAACGGCTAATGCAACTATACGTTTAATTTCTTCTGATAAAGTTGTTGCTATTTTAGGAGCACTAACTTCTACTAATACTGCGCAAGTAATTGCAATTGCTGATAAAAAGAAAATACCTGTTCTTGCTTCTGTTGCTACAAATGATAAACTAACGGCTAGAAGAACATTTGCAAACAGAGTTTGTTTTACTGATTCTTTTCAAGGGGAAGTTGTTGCTAATTATGCATACAATACTTTAGGTTTAAAAACAGCTGTTGTTATTATTGATCAAGCACAAGTATATTCTTTAGGTTTATCTAAAGCTTTTCAAAAAGCTTTTAAAAAAGCTGGTGGAAAAATTCTTAAAAAAATCAAAGTTACTTCAGGTGATAAAGATTTTAAAGCAGTAGTTTCTCAAATCAAAAGAATCAATCCTGACTTTATGTTTTTACCATTATATCACCCAGAAGCATCTATGATTGCTCGTCAGTCTAAACAACTAGGTTTAAACAAACCAATGTTTTCAGGAGATGGTGTTGCTAATCAAACATTTATTGATTTAGGTGGAAAATCTGTTGAAGGTTATATGTTTACTGACTTTTTTGATTATTTAAATCCTCCTTCAAAAACTTCTGCTGATTTTGTTGCTTTTCATGAAAAAGAAACAGGTAAAAAAGAATTAAATTCATTTACTGCTTTAGGTGCAGATACTTATAATATCTTAATCGCAGCTATGAATAAATGTGAAGATCCAACAAATTCTGTTTGTATTAACAAAGAGATTAAAAAAACAACAAACTTTGATGGTGCATCTGGAAGTATTTCAATTGATAAAAATGGAAATGCAACTAGATCTGCTGTAATCAAAGTTATTAAAAATGGAGTAGCTACATTTAAAGCTACAGTTAATCCATAA